The Amycolatopsis umgeniensis DNA segment GCCACCGAAACACTCCTCAGCTCATCTTCGCTCACCTGATCGACGTCCATTCTGCCTGGTGGCGAGCGACACTCCTCAGCCGCCCACGGCGAACCGGTCGACGAGCATGCCGATCCGCTCCGCACGCGCGTGCGCGGGCAGCCGCCGGCTGCGTTCGAGGGTGACCAGGCCGTGCAGGGCCGCCCAAAAGGTCTCGGTGTAGAGGGCGGGGTCGTGGTCGCCCGCCGCGGGGCCCGCGCATTCGAGCAAGGCGCCGAAAGCGTCCCGCAGCGGGGCGGGACTGTCCGGACTGGCGAAGGTCAGTTCGGTGGCGAGAGTGAAGATCGCGTCGTAGAGCGCGGGTTTGCGGTCGGCGAAGTCGAAGTAGTTCCCGGCCAGCCGCAGCAGGGCGCCCCGCGAGTCCTCCGCCGTACCGGCTCCCCGCCGCAGGTCGGCGGCCATTTCGGTGCATCCCTCGAGCGCCGCGGCCGCCATGATCGCGCCCTTGCCGGAGAAGTGGCTGTAGAGCACCGGCTGGCTGTACTCGATCTTCGCCGCGAGCCGCCGCGTGGTGACCGCGTCCCAGCCTTCTTCCTCGGCGATCTCGCGAGCGGTGGTGACGATCAGCTGTTCGCGTTGCGAGCGGTCTCGCTCGCGGCGGGGGTTTGTGACCATACGTACACACTAGCATCGCTAGACAAGCTAGCAGTGCTAACGCTAGCGTCCGCATCGTTCCTAGCACTGCTAGCTTTGGAGTCGGAGACCATGACCCGCATCAAGATCGCCTACATCCTGTCCATCGCCCTCGCGCTCTTCGTCCTTTACTTCGGCAGCGGTTACGTGTTCTTCCCGGAGACCCAGACGGGTGGCTTCGGCCTGCCGGTCATGCCGCAGAAGGGCGATCCGATCCTCGCGGTCAAGGGCGTCCGGGACATCGGCACGGCGCTCGTGGTCGTCGCGCTGCTCCTGTTCCGGAACGTCCGCGCGCTGGGCCGGGCGCTCCTCGCGCTGGCGTTCATCCCGTTCGGCGACATGCTGATCGTGTTGACCCACAACGGTTCCGTCGGCGCCGCGTTCGGCATCCACGGCGCGACGGCCGCCTTCATGGTGCTGATCTCCGCGTTGTTCCTGATCCGCCCCGCGCAAAACGGACAGTGAGTTATCGTTGTTCACGTGAACGTCGAAGTGACCCCGCTCCCTGGCATAGGCGTCCGTAAGGATTTCGCCACCCGCAACGGCCGCCGCGTGGGTGTGGTGACCCATCGCGATGGACACGTCGAGCTGATCGTGTCCAAAACGGACGATCCCGACGCCTGCCTGGCCTCACTTCCGCTCACCACCGACGAGGCGGGCGCGCTGGCGAATCTGCTCGGCGCGCCCCAGCTGGTCGCCCAGCTCACCGAAGAGCACCGGGATCTGCCTGGTATCAACACCAAACAGCTCCCGATCAAGGGCTCGTCCCCCTTCGACGGGCGGACGCTGGGCGACACCGCCATGCGGACGCGCACGAGCGTCTCGGTCGTCGCGGTGATGCGGGCGGGCCAGGTCCACCCCTCCCCCACCCCGGACTTCAACCTCACCGCGGGCGATGTGCTCGTCGCGGTCGGGACGTCCGAAGGGCTCGAAGCCGCCGTCAAGATCCTGAAGTACGGCTGATCGCGGATGGATCACACCGCACTGTCCTTGATCGAACTCGGGGCGGTCTTCTTCGGGCTGGGCGCGTTGGGGCGGCTCGCCGGGAAGATCGGGATGTCCCCGATCCCGCTGTACCTGATCGGTGGCCTGTGTTTCGGGCAGGGCGGGCTCATCCCGCTCGGCGACATCGGCGACTTCACCCACCTCGCCAGCGAGATCGGTGTCGTCCTGCTGCTGCTCCTGCTCGGCCTGGAGTACTCGGCCGCCGAACTGTTCACCGGGCTGAAACGCTCGTGGATGGCGGGGGTCGTGGACATCGTGCTCAACGCCGCGCCGGGCGCGATCGTCGCGCTCATCCTCGGCTGGGGGCCGATCGGCGCGATCGTGATGGCGGGCGTCACCTACATCTCGTCGTCCGGGATCATCGCGAAGGTGCTCGGTGACCTCGGCCGGCTCGGTAACCGCGAGACGCCGGTGGTGCTGTCGATCCTGGTGTTCGAAGACCTGGTGATGGCGCTGTACCTGCCGATCCTGACGGCGGTGCTCGGCGGTGTGAGTTTCCTCGGCGGTTTGAAGGCCGTCGGCATCTCGCTGATGGTGATCACGGTGGTCCTGGTGATCGCGCTGAAATTCGGCCGGTACGTCTCCGCGGCGGTGGACAGCCCGGATCGCGAAGTGTTCCTCCTCAAGGTCCTCGGCGCGGCACTGCTGGTCGCGGGGGTCGCCTCGGCGATGCAGGTGTCGGCCGCTGTCGGCGCGTTCCTGCTCGGCATCGCGATCTCGGGCTCGACGGCGGAGAACGCGACGCACATGCTGGAGCCGCTACGAGACCTCTTCGCGGCCGTGTTCTTCGTCGTGTTCGGGCTCAACACGAACCCCGCGTCGATCCCGCCCGTCCTCGGCTGGGCGGTCGTCCTGGCGGTGGCGACCACGCTCACGAAGGTCGGCACCGGCTGGTGGGCCGCGCGGAAGCAGGGCATCGGGAAGATGGGCCGGGCGAGAGCCGGGGCGGCGTTGGTCGCCCGAGGCGAGTTCTCGATCGTCATCGCCGGGCTGGCGGTGGCGGCGGGAGCGGTGACCGGCGAACTCGCGGCCCTCGCGACGGCGTACGTACTCCTGATGGCGATCCTCGGCCCGACGGCCGCGCGGATCGTGGAACCGGTGGCGCGCGCTCTGCAGCGCCGTCCCTTCGGTTCGAAGAGCCCCGCTTCACAGACCGGCTGACCCCTCGCGCTATGAAAGGCCCGTTACTTGCGCAATTTACAAGTAACGGGCCTTTCATAGCAGTGGCCTAGCCGCGCTCGAGTCCCGAAACGACACCCGGCGCGATCTGCGCCGGAGCCACCGGAAGCGCCGCCGGAACGGCCGCCGGACCCGCGCCCGAGACGGGCAGCGCGAGCGACGTCTTGCCGAGGTCCACCGTGATCTTCGGGTACTGCGACGGGCCCGAGATGAACGAACCGTCCGTCCCGCCGATGATCAGCGCGAGCTGATGTCCTTGCGGGACAACGTGATCCGTACTCGCCAGCCGGAACGTCATGGTGTACGGCTGCCCCGGCGTCAGCGGCGATTCCTGGCTCAGCGAACGGTGGTTGGCCAGATCGGCCCAGCCACGGCTGATGATGTTCAGCCCCACCGAGACCGCGTCGGCGCTCGTGTTCAGGTAGCAGGCGTCATTGCCGGAAGCGCTCGAGCCCCAGCACGACTGCGTCATCTCGTTCTTGATGCCTTCCTTGGGCCCGGTGTAGTTCCGGATGGTCGCCGGGCCGTAGTCCACCAGGATCGCCGAGAGCCGCGCCGTGGACGTCGACGGCGTCGCGGTCACTGTCACCTTCGCCGTCCCGGAGACGTGGAGGTCCTTCGCGAGCGCGCCGGTGCTGAACAGCACGCGTCCGCTCGAGGTCTCCGTCGGCCGCGCGGCCCAGCTGTTCGAGGACTGGCCTGAGGAGTCCGTGAACGATGCCGTGCCCGTCCCCGCGGTCGTGCCGAGCGTGCCGACACCCGGAGTGCCGCCGGACGCGGGGCGCAGGGTGACGGCGTTGCCCGCCGGCCACGCCGCCTGGTCCACCCAAACGTCCGGAGCGCGTTCCACACTCGCGCCCGGTGTCTTCTCGATGCCGTTGTCGATGCCGAGCAGGTAGTGGTCGAACCACTTGTGCAGGGTGTCGACCCACGCCGAGCGGCGGTAGTCGAACGGGTCGACGTGCCCGGCCTGCGTCAGCCACACCTTGCGCTCGACGTTCAGTGCTTCCCACCACTGCCCGAAGTTGATCATCTTGACGTTGAGGTCGCCCAGCCCGTGCGACGCGAGCACGCTGGCCTTCACCTTCGAGGCGCTCTGCACGTGGTCCCTGTCGAGCCAGAACGAGTTGTAGTCGCCGTTCGACGTCGCGCCCTCGGTGAGCTTCCGGTTCGCCGCACTACAGTTCTGGCCGCCGTTGCGCTGGGAGACCGTCTGCGCCAGCCCGGCCGGGCTGCCCTGGCGCAGGCTCGCGCCGTCGGAGCGGTAGTAGTCGTACCAGGAACTGATCGCGCCGATCGGCACGATGGTCTTGAGCCCGTCGACACCGGTCGCGGCGACGCCGTTGGCGATCGTGCCGTCGTAGGACTTCCCTATCATGCCGACCGCGCCCGTCGACCACGAAGCGAGCGTCTTGGCCGAGCCGGTCGCCGTCGTGTAGCCGTTGGCCCGGCCGTTCAGCCAGTCGACGACCTTGCGCGCCGAGTTGACGTCCGAAGGCCCGCCGATATCGGTGCAGCCGCGGGACTTGTTGGTACCGGCCAGATCCACCAGGACCACGGCGTACCCGCGGGGGACGAAGAAGTTGTCGTAGTAGAGCGGGAACCCGACCGGCCTGCCCGCCGAGTCGTAGGTCTTGAGTTCGGTCTCGTTGCCTCGGCCACAGCACGAGTAGTACGGGCTCGCGTCCATGATGACCGGGACTTTCTTGCCCTGCGCCGCCGGTTCCTTCGGCCGGATGATGTCGGCGGCGACCCGGTCGGAGCGGCCGTCGCCGTCCCCGTCGAGACCGATGTCCACCCAAGCCGTCTCGCGGACGGCCTGGGCGAAGTCGTAGACCGGTTCGCTGCCGCGCGGTTTCGCCGCGGCCTGTGGCGCCGCGACCACGGCCGCGGCGACCGCCAGAATCCCTGCCAGCACGACTGTTTTCACGGTTTGGCCCTTCCCCGTCGGCTGAAAGCCCGTCAGGAAGAGCTAAACGCGAATGGTCCGCGGTGCAGTAGAGCGGAAAGTCTTGGTTACAGATCGACAGCGCGGTAGAGCGAGCCGACCTCACCGCGGTTGAGCCGCCGGATCGAGCCCGACCGCTGGGCGCCGAGCTGGACGTCGCCGAGCGCGGTCCGGACCAGTTTGCGCACCGGATGCCCGGTGGCCGCCATCAGCCGCCGCACGATGTGCTTGCGACCCTCGTGGATGACGAGCTCGATCTGGGTGCGGCCGGCCAGCATGTCCTTGACCCGGAACTGGTCGACCTTGACGATGCCGTCCGGCAGCTCGAAGCCCGCCCGCAGCTCCTTGCCGAGCCCGCGCGGGACGATGCCCTCGACCTCGGCGAAGTAGGTCTTCAGCACCTGGAACGACGGGTGCATCAAGCGGTGGCCGAGGTCGCCGTCGTTGGTGAGCAGCAGGAGGCCTTCGGTGTTCTCGTCGAGCCTGCCGACGTGCACGATGCCGGGCGTCTCCTCGTACCGGCCGCGCAGGTAGTCGCCGACGCACGGGCGGCCGCGGTCGTCGCTCATCGTGCTGTGCACGCCCTTGGGCTTGTTCAGCACGAGGTAGACGAGGTCCTCGCGGACCTGGACGCGGGTGCCGTCGACGTGGATCACGGAGTTGTCCGGATCGACCCGGCGGCCGAGCTCGGTGACCACCTTGCCGTCCACGCTCACGCGACCGCGCACGATCAGGTCCTCGGCCGCGCGCCGCGAGGCGACGCCCGCCTGCGAAAGGACCTTCTGCAGCCGAATGCCGTCGGGATGGGCGTCAGATGTCATCGATGGTGTCCACTTCGGGTAGCAAGGGAGCGATCGGGGGAAGGTCGGCCAGGGACGACAGTCCCAGTCGCTCCAGGAACAGCTCGGTCGTCACGTACAGCGTGCCAGTGGTTTCGGGGTCGGACCCCATCTCCTCGATCAGGCCGCGCGCCAGCAGCGTCCTGATCACCCCGTCCACGTTCACACCTCGGACGGCGGCGACCCTGGCCCTGGTCACCGGCTGCCGATAGGCGATCACGGCGAGGCTCTCCAGCGCGGCTCGCGTCAGCTTGGAACGCTGGCCGTCGAGCAGAAGCTTCTCCACGAACGGGGCATAGACGTCCCTAGTGTAGAACCGCCACCCTTCGCCGACTCGGCGCAGGTCTATTCCGCTGGCCCGGTCGGTGAACTTCTGGGACATCGTGCGCAGCGCGACGGTCACCCGGGACTCGGGCTGGCCGACGGTCTCGGCCAGCGATTCCTCGTTGATCGGCGAGTCCACGACCAGCAGCAACGCTTCGAGGGCCGCCTCGAGTACCTCGTCGGAGGTGACGTCGGGATAGTCCCCGTCGCCGGCCGCCACGAGCCCTTCGTCGGCAGTCGCCTCCGGCTCCGCTTCGGCCTCCGGCGGGCTGAAGGGGCCCATCACCTCATCCGACGCGACAAAAGCGTCCCTCACCTCATCCGACTCGGCGATGGGAGCCTTCAGCCCATCACTGGTCTCGAGGGCCTCGCTCGCTTCGGTGTTCGCGGTCTCTTCGGTGTTCTCGGGGCTCACCCGTACTCCTCGTCCTCGACGACGGCCCGATCGTGTTCGGCCGCCACCGACGCCTCCGCCACGGACCCGCCGGTCCAGCGCACGTGCAGTTCGGCGAGCGCCTCGAGCTGCTCGAACTGGACCGTCGCCTCGCGGTACAGCTCCAGCAGCGCGAGGAACCTCGCCACGATCTCGACGGTGTGTTCGCAGTCCTCGACGAGCTCGCTGAAGGTCGCTTCGCCTCGTTCCGCCAGCTTGAGCCGCAGCAGCGCGGCGTGCTCGCGGACCGAGACCCGGCCCATGTGGATATGCGCGATCGACACCGTCGGCGGCGGCTTCGGCCGGAAGACCGCGACGGCGATCTCGGCGAACTTCGCCGGGTCGACGCCGAGCATCACCTCGGGTAGCAGCCCCATGAACCGGTCTTCGAGCGCGACCGACCGCGGATAGCGCCGCAGCGCGCCGGCCTCCAGCTCCCCGAACAGCGCCGCGACCTGCTTGTACGCGCGGTACTGCAGCACGCGCGCGAACAGCAGGTCCCGTGCTTCGAGCAGGGCGAGGTCGTCTTCGCTCTCCACCTCGGCGGCGGGCAGCAGCCGCGCCGCCTTGAGGTCGAGCAGGGTCGCCGCGATGACCAGGAACTCGGTCGTCTCGTCGAGATTCCATTCCGTGCCGAGCGCGCGGGTGTAGGCGATGAAATCGTCCGTGACCCGGTGCAGCGCGACCTCGGTGACGTCGAGCTGGTGCTGCGAGATCAGTTGGAGCAGCAGGTCGAAGGGGCCCTGGAAGTTCGCCAGGTTCACCTTGAACTTGGACGTGCTCAGCTCTTCGCTGGCCAGTCCTTCGGGAACCATCCCGCCGTGCACGGTCTCGTGCACGGCGGGGGTCTCGTCTGCTTCTGTCCGCTCGACCGGCTCTGGGCCGCTGGGAGCAGCCTCGGCCGGGTCGTCCATCAGCTCTCGGTCTCTTTCCCGTCCTCGCTGCCCGCCCGCAATCGCTGGACGAGTACCGATTCCTCACCGGCCGCGTCGAAATCGGCCAGCAGGACGGCCACCGCCTCGCGGACCAGCCTGCCGCGGTCGAGTACGAGCCCGTGCTTCGCCCGGAGGTTCAGCCTGGCCTGTTCCATCGCCAGCAGTTCGTCGCCGGAGACGTAGACGGTGATCTTCGCGTCGTGCTTGGTCCGGCCCGAACCGCTGCGCGCGGCCCTGGCCAGCTGTTCCTTGTGCGCTTGCCCCGACTCGTCCCCGGAACCGTTCCCGTTGCCGTTCCCCGTCGAGGGGGCGGGCTGTTCGGGCGCGGGCGGGAGATCGAGGGCGGGGCTGGAGGTGATCCTGAACAGTTCGGACGCTCCGGGCAGGGAAGCTCGCCTGCTCACCGAGCGATCACCTCGCGGGCCAGTGCGCGATAAGCCGCCGCACCGGCTGATTTGGGAGCCCAGGTCGTGATCGGCTCGCCCGCGACCGTCGTCTCGGGGAACCGCACGGTGCGGTTGATCACCGTGTCGAACACGGTGTCGCCGAATGCCTCCACCACTCTCGCCATGACCTCCTTCGAGTGCAGGGTTCTCGGGTCGTACATGGTGGCGAGAATCCCGGTGATGTCCAGTTTGGGGTTGAGGCGTTCCTGCACCTTCTCGATGGTGTCGATCAGGAGCGCTACGCCTCGCAGACTGAAGAACTCGCACTCCAGAGGGATGATCACACCGTCCGCGGCGGTCAGTGCGTTCACCGTCAACAGGCCTAGCGAGGGCTGGCAGTCGACAAGAACATAGTCGTAGTCGTTCATGACCGGTCGAAGGACCCGTAACAAAGTGTGTTCGCGCCCTACCTCTGCGACCAACTGGACCTCGGCCGCGGACAGGTCGATGTTGCTCGGCAGCAGGTCGACGCCGTCGACGCGGGTCTTCCGGATGACGTCGGTGATGCTGACCGACCGCTCCATGATGACGTTGTAGACCGTCTGGTCCAGTTCGTGCGGCTGAATGCCGAGGCCGACCGAAAGCGCGCCCTGGGGGTCGAAGTCGACCAGCAGCACCCGGCGGCCGCATTCGGCGAGGGCCGCACCGAGGTTGATGGTCGACGTGGTCTTGCCGACGCCGCCCTTCTGATTGCACATGGCCATCACCAGTGCGGGGCCGTGCCGCTCCAGTGGCCGCGGTTCGGGGATCTCGCGGTACGGGCGGCCTGTCGGGCCGATGCCTTCCCTCTCGCGTTCTTGCTGCTTGGTTTCCTTGGCGCGCTTGGCCTTGCGGCCGCGAGAAGAGATCGTGTCCTCCGACGGTTCGTCGCCGTCGTGTTCGGCGGGGGTTGCGATGGTCACCTGGTGGAGGCTCGCCGCGGCCGAACCGGCGGACACGGACGGCTTCGCCGGCTCGTTCGGTGTCGACATGGCGCGAAATCTCCTCCTCGGCAGGGTCTTCGGCAGCCTATGCGCGATTCGCGAGTCGAGACAAAGAGGCTCGCCGGGACCGACAGGGTCGATTAGCCGAGCGCGCGAGGATGTGCTGTCGCGTAGACCTCGCGGAGCGTGGTGACCGTGACCAGCGTGTACACCTGGGTGGTGGTCACCGAAGCGTGGCCGAGCAGTTCCTGCACGACGCGGACGTCGGCGCCGCCTTCGAGGAGATGCGTGGCGAAGGAATGGCGCAACGTATGCGGTGAGACGCCCGCCGTGATGCCCGCGGATTCCGCGGTGTCCTTGAGAACCTGCCACGCGCTCTGCCGGGAAAGCCTGGAGCCGCGGGCGTTCAGGAACATCGCCGGTGTCCCCCTGCCGTGCAGGGCGAGCGCCGGCCGCGCGCGGACGAGGTACGCGTGCACCGCTTCGAGCGCGGGACGGCCGATCGGCACGATGCGCTGTTTGCCGCCCTTCCCGTCGAGCAGCACTGTCCGTTCGGTGTCGTCGATGTCGTCGACGTCGAGCCCGACGGCCTCGGAGATCCGCGCGCCGGTGGAGTAGAGCAGTTCCAGCAGCGCCCGGTCCCGCAACGGCCGTTCACCCTCGGGCGGTGGGGTTTCCAGCAGTTTCAGCACGTCGTCCACCGGCAGCGCCTTGGGCAGCCGTTTGGCCGCGGCGGGCGGGCGGACCTCGCGCGCCGGGTCGTTCTCGGTGATGCCGTCGGCGTGCGCGAACTTGTGCAGACCTCGCACCGCGACGAGCGCGCGGGCCGCCGAGGACGCGGCCAGCGGCCGATGCTCTTCATCGCCTTCGCGCAGCGCCGCGCCGAACGAGGTGACATGCGCCGGCGTGACGTCGGTGAAGCGTTCGACTTCGGCGCCGCCGAGGTACGCGGTGTAGCGGCGCAGATCGCGGGAGTAGCTGTCGAGGGTGTTCCTCGCGGTTCCGCGCTCGACCACCAGATGGTCGAGGTAAGCGGCGACCACCTGGGCGACTCCGGCACCGCCAGCCCGTGACACACGGACACTCTAGGACCACGGGGGCACTCGCGGGGGTTCGCCGCGCGCGGTACGACGCGGGTGTGAAACGGGATACCTTGGAGAGATGTCCCAGCACCCGGACCCGGAGGAGATGCGCACCGGCACCGCCGAGCGCGAGGAGGCGGCGCGGCTGCTCGCCGACCACTACAGCCAGGGGAGGATCACGCCGGACGAATACGAAGGCCGGGTCCTCGCCGCCTACGAAGCCGCGACGGTCGGGGAACTCCGTCCGCTTTTCCAGGACCTGCCCGCACCGCATCCGAGCTGTTTCGCGCCGCGGTTCACCGAGCCGGTCCATGTCCACCGGCAGACGGCCGCGGTCATGCCGTACTCGCCGAAGTCGAAGGTCACCGCCGGGGTGCTGCAGATCGTGCTGCCGTTCGGGACCGGCCGGTTCTACACCGGGCATGTCGCGATCGCGTTCGCCCAGCTGGCGGTCGTGGTGTTCACCTGCGGTATCGGGGCGGTCTGGCCGATCATCGACGGGATCGTCCTGCTGGCGAACGGCGGCACCGATCCGCAGGGCCGCCGCCTCAGCGACTGAACCTCGGGAGTGGCAAGGACGGTTCTCTTGCCTCTAGCGCGGTGAAGGACAGATTTGACTGCCCCTCGATATCCGCCCTTGCCACTCACGAGACCTAGGGACGACGCGAAGCGAACTTCGTCGGCCGGTCCTCCCAAGGCGCGTCCGACGGCCGCGTCGAGGCGGCGCCCGAAAGCACCGTGTGCGCGGCCAGCACGCCACCGACGGTGGCCCCGTTCACCAGCTCACCGGCCAGCGCCATCCGGACGGCCTCATCGAGCGGGAACTTCCGCATGACGAGGTCGGCCTCCTCCTCACCGAGGATCTCCCTGTCCACTTCGGACAGTTCGCGGGCGAGGTAGACGCGGACGACCTCGTCGGTGAAGCCGGGCGACGCCGCGACGTCGACGAGGGTCTCCCAGCGTCCGGCGCTGAGCCCGACCTCTTCGACCAGCTCGCGTTTCGCCGCTCCGACGGGGTCCTCCCCCGCCTTGTCGATCAGGCCGGCGGGCAGTTCCCACAGCCGCCGCCCGAGCGGGTGGCGGTACTGGTGGATCAGCGTGACCGCGCCGCCGGAGTCGAGCGCGACGACGGCGACCGCGCCGAGGTGCTCGACGACCTCCCGGCGGGCGGTGCCGCCGCCGGGCATCACGACGTCGTCGACCCGCAGCCCCACGACACGTCCGATGTGGACGTCCCTTGTGGACGCGACGGTGAACTCGTGCGTGCCGGGCTCGGTCACCGGGCCACCACGGGGACCTCGGGAATCTCGACCGGCAGCCGCTCGGCGACCTTGCGGTCCACGACGGCCTTCACGAACGCGCTGAACAGCGGGTGCGGCCGGGTCGGGCGGCTCTTGAGTTCGGGGTGCGCCTGGGTGCCGACGAAGAACGGGTGCTTGTCGGCGGGCAGCTCCACGAACTCGACGAGGTGATCGTCGGGCGACGTGCCCGAGAACACCAGACCGGCCTCGGAAAGGCGCTTGCGGTAAGCGTTGTTGACCTCGTAGCGGTGACGGTGCCGCTCCGAGACCTCGGTGCTGCCGTACGCCTTCGCGACCTGCGAGCCCGGCTTGAGCTTCGCGACGTACGCGCCGAGCCGCATCGTGCCGCCCATGTCGCGCTCGCCCGCGACGACGTCGCGCTGATCGGCCATCGTGGAGATGACCGGGTTCGGGCCGTCCTCGAACTCGGCCGAGTTCGCGTCCTTGATGCCGGCCAGGTTCCGCGCCGCGTCGATCACCATGCACTGCAGGCCGAGGCACAGGCCCAGCAACGGCAGCCCGTGGGTGCGGGCGTAGGCGATGGCGCCGACCTTGCCCTCGATACCGCGCACGCCGAACCCGCCCGGCACCAGCACGCCGTCCACATCGGACAGCGCGGCGGCGGCACCCGCCGGGGTCTCGCAGGAGTCCGAGGGGACCCAGGAGATCTGCACCTTGGCGCGGTGGGCGAAGCCGCCCGCACGCAGCGCCTCGGTCACCGACAGGTACGCGTCCGGCAGGTCGATGTACTTGCCGACGAGCGCGACCCGCACCGTTTCCGACGGGTTGTGCACCCGGTCGAGCAGATCGCCCCACACGGTCCAGTCGACGTCGCGGAACGGCAGCCCGAGACGGCGCACCACGTAGGCGTCGAGCGCCTCACGGTGCAGCACCTTCGGGATGTCGTAGATCGACGGTGCGTCGGGGCAGGCGATGACGGCCTCGGTGTCGACGTCGCACATCAAGCCGATCTTGCGCTTGAGGTCCTCCGGCAGCTCACGGTCGGCGCGGCAGACGAGCGCGTCGGGCTGGATGCCGATGTTGCGCAGCGCGGCGACCGAGTGCTGGGTCGGCTTGGTCTTCAACTCGCCCGACGGGGCGAGGTAAGGCACCAGCGAGACGTGCAGGAAGAAGCACTGGTCGCGACCGACGTCGTGGCGGACCTGACGGCAGGCCTCCAGGAACGGCAGCGACTCGATGTCGCCGACGGTGCCGCCGACCTCGGTGATCACGACGTCCGGGCTGTTCCCGTCCTCGTCAGCGCCGGCCGCGGCGGTGATCCTGGCCTTGATCTCGTCGGTGATGTGCGGGATGACCTGCACGGTGTCGCCGAGGTACTCACCGCGGCGCTCCTTGGCGATGACCTCGGAGTAGACCTGCCCGGTGGTGACGTTCGCCTTGCCGTCGAGAGCCCGGTCGAGAAAACGCTCGTAGTGCCCGATGTCCAGATCGGTTTCGGCGCCGTCGTCGGTGACGAACACCTCACCGTGCTGAAACGGGTTCATCGTGCCTGGATCGACGTTGAGGTACGGATCCAGCTTCTGCATCGTGACCCGGAGCCCACGTGCGGTAAGGAGCTGACCCAGGCTGGAAGCCGTGAGTCCCTTACCCAGAGAGGAGGCAACGCCTCCGGTGACAAAGACATACTTGGTAGCCCGCGACTGAAGTCCCACGGGCTTCCACCTTATCGCACGCCCGCCGAAGCGCTCACCGGCCACGCCGCAAGCGTCCGATGGAGTGGAAAACCGCTACCCTCGCGGCGTGACAGACGCGCACGACACCTGGACCGCACCGGTCGCGGAGGGCCCGCTCGACGCGGACATCCGCGTCCCCGGCTCGAAGTCGATCACCAACCGGGCCTACGTCCTCGCCGCGCTCGCCAGCGCGCCGACGCGGGTGCGGACCCCGCTCGACTCCCGGGACGCGCGGCTGATGCTCGGCGCCATCTACGCCCTCGGCGCCCATTCGCAGGAAAGCATCTCCGGCTACCTCGTGCATCCGCTCGGCCCCGGGCGCGTGCATCCGAACGACACCGTCCGGGTGGAACTGGGCAACGCGGGCACAGTCGCCCGCTTCACCCCGGCGCTCGCCGCGCTGGGCACCGGCCCGGCGCTGTTCGACGGGGACGAGGCGCTCCGCCGCCGTCCGATCGGACCGCTGTTGAAGGCGCTGCGCGGTCTCGGTGCCCGCATCGACGACGACCGTCGCGACGCGGTGCCGTTCACCGTCCACGGCGAAGGCGGCCTGCGGGGCGGCAAGGTCGACCTGGACGCGTCGGCGTCGAGCCAGTTCCTGTCCGCGCTGCTGCTCGCGGGACCGTCGTTCCAGCAGGGTGTCACCGTGCGCCTGGTCGGCGGCGCGGTGCCCAGCGAGCCTCATGTCGCGATGACCGTCGAGATGCTCCGCCGCTTCGGGGCCACTGTGGACCGCGAGGGCGCCGAGTTCCACGTCGCCCCGACAAGGCTCTCCTGCCCCGAGTACGTCGTCGAGCCGGACCTCTCGACGGCGGCACCGTTCGTCGCCGCCGCGGTCGCGACCGGCGGCACCGTGCGGATCGCGGGCTGGCCCCAGCAGACGACCCAGCCCGGTGACTGGCTCCGCAGCCTGCTGCCCGTACTCGGCGCGACGGCCGAACTCGACGCGGGCGGCCTGACGGTCACCGGCAGCGGCACGATCCCCGGCGTCGAACTGGATCTGCACGACGTCGGCGAGCTGACGCCGGTGATCGCGGCGCTGCTGTGTTTCGCCGAGGGGCCGTCGGTCATCTCGGGGGTGGCGCATCTGCGCGGCCACGAGACCGACAGGCTGACCGCGCTCGCGACGGA contains these protein-coding regions:
- a CDS encoding DUF4267 domain-containing protein, whose product is MTRIKIAYILSIALALFVLYFGSGYVFFPETQTGGFGLPVMPQKGDPILAVKGVRDIGTALVVVALLLFRNVRALGRALLALAFIPFGDMLIVLTHNGSVGAAFGIHGATAAFMVLISALFLIRPAQNGQ
- a CDS encoding TetR/AcrR family transcriptional regulator; its protein translation is MVTNPRRERDRSQREQLIVTTAREIAEEEGWDAVTTRRLAAKIEYSQPVLYSHFSGKGAIMAAAALEGCTEMAADLRRGAGTAEDSRGALLRLAGNYFDFADRKPALYDAIFTLATELTFASPDSPAPLRDAFGALLECAGPAAGDHDPALYTETFWAALHGLVTLERSRRLPAHARAERIGMLVDRFAVGG
- a CDS encoding pseudouridine synthase is translated as MTSDAHPDGIRLQKVLSQAGVASRRAAEDLIVRGRVSVDGKVVTELGRRVDPDNSVIHVDGTRVQVREDLVYLVLNKPKGVHSTMSDDRGRPCVGDYLRGRYEETPGIVHVGRLDENTEGLLLLTNDGDLGHRLMHPSFQVLKTYFAEVEGIVPRGLGKELRAGFELPDGIVKVDQFRVKDMLAGRTQIELVIHEGRKHIVRRLMAATGHPVRKLVRTALGDVQLGAQRSGSIRRLNRGEVGSLYRAVDL
- a CDS encoding cation:proton antiporter, giving the protein MDHTALSLIELGAVFFGLGALGRLAGKIGMSPIPLYLIGGLCFGQGGLIPLGDIGDFTHLASEIGVVLLLLLLGLEYSAAELFTGLKRSWMAGVVDIVLNAAPGAIVALILGWGPIGAIVMAGVTYISSSGIIAKVLGDLGRLGNRETPVVLSILVFEDLVMALYLPILTAVLGGVSFLGGLKAVGISLMVITVVLVIALKFGRYVSAAVDSPDREVFLLKVLGAALLVAGVASAMQVSAAVGAFLLGIAISGSTAENATHMLEPLRDLFAAVFFVVFGLNTNPASIPPVLGWAVVLAVATTLTKVGTGWWAARKQGIGKMGRARAGAALVARGEFSIVIAGLAVAAGAVTGELAALATAYVLLMAILGPTAARIVEPVARALQRRPFGSKSPASQTG
- a CDS encoding TrkA C-terminal domain-containing protein; translation: MNVEVTPLPGIGVRKDFATRNGRRVGVVTHRDGHVELIVSKTDDPDACLASLPLTTDEAGALANLLGAPQLVAQLTEEHRDLPGINTKQLPIKGSSPFDGRTLGDTAMRTRTSVSVVAVMRAGQVHPSPTPDFNLTAGDVLVAVGTSEGLEAAVKILKYG
- a CDS encoding Xaa-Pro dipeptidyl-peptidase → MLAGILAVAAAVVAAPQAAAKPRGSEPVYDFAQAVRETAWVDIGLDGDGDGRSDRVAADIIRPKEPAAQGKKVPVIMDASPYYSCCGRGNETELKTYDSAGRPVGFPLYYDNFFVPRGYAVVLVDLAGTNKSRGCTDIGGPSDVNSARKVVDWLNGRANGYTTATGSAKTLASWSTGAVGMIGKSYDGTIANGVAATGVDGLKTIVPIGAISSWYDYYRSDGASLRQGSPAGLAQTVSQRNGGQNCSAANRKLTEGATSNGDYNSFWLDRDHVQSASKVKASVLASHGLGDLNVKMINFGQWWEALNVERKVWLTQAGHVDPFDYRRSAWVDTLHKWFDHYLLGIDNGIEKTPGASVERAPDVWVDQAAWPAGNAVTLRPASGGTPGVGTLGTTAGTGTASFTDSSGQSSNSWAARPTETSSGRVLFSTGALAKDLHVSGTAKVTVTATPSTSTARLSAILVDYGPATIRNYTGPKEGIKNEMTQSCWGSSASGNDACYLNTSADAVSVGLNIISRGWADLANHRSLSQESPLTPGQPYTMTFRLASTDHVVPQGHQLALIIGGTDGSFISGPSQYPKITVDLGKTSLALPVSGAGPAAVPAALPVAPAQIAPGVVSGLERG